TAAAACTAGAAGCGAACGAAGCGTACAACTTTGAGTTCACAACCGAGTTTTTTAGATTCTTCGGCCAAATAATCGGCAACGGTAACTTTGTTGTCTTTAATGGTGCCTTGTTCCAACAGGCAGTTTTCTTTGGCGAATTTTTTAACTTTACCGGGCAACATTTTTTCAATGGCGGCTTCCGGTTTGCCTTCGTTCAAAGCCTGGGTTTTGTAGATATCCAATTCTTTGTCGATTACTTCTTGCGGAATATCTTCGGCTTTGATCCAGCTGCTTTGCATACCTACGGTGTGCATGGCAAGCCCGCGGGCAATTTCTTTTACGGCTTCCAAGTCGGAGGCGCCGGAAGCGGCGAGTTCCAACAAAGAGGCTTTTTTATTGTCGGAGTGAACATAGTACGCCATCACAGAACCTTCGGCCGGGGCCCAGTTGTAGGCCCCTTTGAAGGTGGTATTTTCCCCGAATTTGGGGGCTTTTTCCGTGATTTGGCCTTTGATGAATTCGTCTTCATTGTAGTTTACGCCGGGGTGTTCCAATACATATTGGGCCAAGTCTTCGGCGAGTTGAATGAAGGCATCGGTTTTGGCTACGAAGTCGGTTTCGCAACCCAAGTAGGCCATGGCATAGTTTTTACCGTCGGTTTTTACGCTGACGCGGCCTTCTTTGGTGGCGCGGTCGGAGCGTTTAGCCATATCGGCCAAACCTTTTTTGCGTAAGAACACGATGGCTTGTTCCATATCGTTGTTGTTTTCCATCAGGGCTTTTTTGCAGTCCATCAAACCAGCCCCGGTTTTTTCTCTTAAAACTTTAATATCTTCGGCTAAAGACATTTGTTTCTCCTATTTAAGTGAAGGTAAAACTGGCGGGAAGTCCCCGTTTTAAGGCGGGAACCTCCCCTGAAGCAAATTTATTTGGCTTCTTCGGCTTTTTCTTCCGTAACTTCTTCGGCTTTTTCAGCTTTGGCTTTTACGGTTTTTTTGGTTTTGGTAGCCGTGGTTTTTTTGGTAGTGGTTCTTTTTTTAGCGGCCGGTTTTTTGGCGGGTTTTTCTTCCGCTTTTACTTCTTCGGCTACTACTTCTTCTTTTACTTCTTCTACCACTACTTCTTCTTTAGCAGGTTCTTCCGCTTTCACTTCTTCCGCTTTTACTTCTTCGGCGGCAACTTCTTCTTTGGCTTCTTCGGCTTTTTCAGCGGCCAACATGGCAGTTTCAAAAGCTTGGGCCATTACCGGGTTGTCGGCGGGAGCGGCTTCGGCGGTTTTTACGGCTTCCAATTCGGCTTTACCTTCCAAAATGGAATCGGCGATAGCGGCGCAGAAAAGTTTAATGGAGCGCGCGGCGTCGTCGTTACCGGGAACCGGAACGCTAATCATATCGGGGTCGGCATTGGTATCGCACACGGCTACTACCGGGATTCCGAGCGCGTAAGATTCGCGCACAGCACCGGCGGTATCAACCGGGTCGATTACAAAAACCACATCGGGCAATACTTTCATATCGCGGATGCCACCCAATAATTTTTGCAAGCGCAACATTTCTTTACCGAGTCTGCTGGCTTCTTTTTTGGAGATGGCTTTGAACACGCCGGAGGCTTCCCATTTTTCCAATTCGTTAAGTCTTTCGACAGATTTTTTTACGGTTTGGAAGTTGGTAAGCGTACCGCCCAACCATTTTTCATGGATGCAGTAGGCACCGCAGCGGGCGGCTTCTGCTTGGATGGCTTCTTGGGCTTGTTTTTTGGTACCGACGAACAAAAATTTGGAACCTTTTTTGCTTTCTTCTTTAATAAAAGCGCAGGCTTTTTTAAGTTCTTTGGCGGTTTTTT
Above is a genomic segment from Elusimicrobium sp. containing:
- the tsf gene encoding translation elongation factor Ts, whose translation is MSLAEDIKVLREKTGAGLMDCKKALMENNNDMEQAIVFLRKKGLADMAKRSDRATKEGRVSVKTDGKNYAMAYLGCETDFVAKTDAFIQLAEDLAQYVLEHPGVNYNEDEFIKGQITEKAPKFGENTTFKGAYNWAPAEGSVMAYYVHSDNKKASLLELAASGASDLEAVKEIARGLAMHTVGMQSSWIKAEDIPQEVIDKELDIYKTQALNEGKPEAAIEKMLPGKVKKFAKENCLLEQGTIKDNKVTVADYLAEESKKLGCELKVVRFVRF
- the rpsB gene encoding 30S ribosomal protein S2; the encoded protein is MSNVSMKAMLEAGVHFGHQTSRWNPKMGRFIFGERNGVHILDLQKTAKELKKACAFIKEESKKGSKFLFVGTKKQAQEAIQAEAARCGAYCIHEKWLGGTLTNFQTVKKSVERLNELEKWEASGVFKAISKKEASRLGKEMLRLQKLLGGIRDMKVLPDVVFVIDPVDTAGAVRESYALGIPVVAVCDTNADPDMISVPVPGNDDAARSIKLFCAAIADSILEGKAELEAVKTAEAAPADNPVMAQAFETAMLAAEKAEEAKEEVAAEEVKAEEVKAEEPAKEEVVVEEVKEEVVAEEVKAEEKPAKKPAAKKRTTTKKTTATKTKKTVKAKAEKAEEVTEEKAEEAK